The Castanea sativa cultivar Marrone di Chiusa Pesio chromosome 4, ASM4071231v1 sequence ttatttatttttctcatgtTATCCTTAGACTTGAATATGAACTaccaagtcctttaaaaaaaaaaaaaatcttcctataaataaatcatgaagaacaaaaaattaattattaattatgacaaattcattaaaactatagtataatatttcaaaatgacaagtacAATTCAAAAATTACTATTTAATTTGTTGAGCAACACACACACAACAGTAAAAGTGAATATCTAGTAATGATAGAGGGTTCccatcaaagtttttttttttccacacatgAAACCTAAATAGAACTTTGTTAAAGAATACATCAACAGAGTTGTCTAtcctatttatattattttggcgggaaaaagataaaaacaagaaaaaagatattgatgattagttttatattttatcttaattacttaaataataaggaaaaatggttagattagtcaatttataaaaaatacaatttcctttaaactTGGAAATCTAGATATCCATCTATTTTAAAGGGAATCTACATTCCTACTGAGAAGAGTTTAGAGGaggaatccagattcccctggcatctgattccctaacGTGATTTGTAACCAAATAcgaaaatttttaaacattctTGATAATTCTAAAACATTACCCATACCAAATGCCACAttatagtgttcatgattaacctcgcaaatttggagataaattatcaatgtttgagtttgagtttgagtttgaatttaagtttaagttagacttgctAGAAAGATAAAGTTTCatttcttgttaagtttggattatacaaaaataattttgttttaaaaaaaaaaattataatgatgaGCTtgagttggacttgttagagagatagaatttcctccttgttaagtttggactaaaccaaaataattttatttaaataaaatgataattttatttaaaatattgtgctaatgtgaaaaattataaaagtttcaaaagttttggttatatatatatttggattgAAAAGCTTGCCGTCAAACTTCTCAATAAACCCTTTTGATGCATGTCTCACCTCCGAAAAAGCAAGAGACATGAGAAACAGTAATCTCTTTTATTCAGAACAATTCAACTATTGAGTTCAACTTAATACTGAGCAATGGAAACAATAAATACATAATATAACCAAGAGAAACTATGCAAGCAGTTCATGCCAATACTAAAAATTCTATGAAGTTTAGAGAGCAGACATTGTTTATGGCCCAAAAACATGGTTATGAACTTAAGGGAATTATGTACCGGAAGACTTATGAGAATTTCCAAATGCTTTCTCCTCAGAATAGAATATCAGGGGCTGTAATGCCAATACTGATACAATCAAAGACCATGAATTGCaaccaaattttacaaataagaCTTCATACCAGCAGGTTGGAGAGTATTAAATCATTCATCTACTCCATTGTAAAGAGGATCAAAACTGATACTTACAACTATTTCTTGTTCACTCCTGTTCTATTTTCAAGCCagaaaggaagagagaagaacaaaatatataataccTGCCTTTATCAGCTTTGTCTCCACATAAAACAGAGAGGACGCTAAAATCAGACAAAAACATAACAGAAGCCAAAGTAACATTCCCATTAAAATGAACCACTTATATTCAAAATCCATGTGGCACGGGTCAGATGTCTTGGAGTCCAATGTGTTAACACATATTTGAAGGATCTATCAAGAAACCagtagaaaataataaatcctTTCTGAGTTGCAGATTAAATTACTTGTTACCATGCAAGCAGTTTCTAGCCCACATCCACTTCTTTCTGTACTTAAGAATTTGCTTTTGAGTTGGATGCAGGTATACGGAACAAAGATTAGTGTGTAGTCACAAATGAATTTAATAGGGATAATTCTCAATTAGAAGTACTCAGTTTGGCATAGGATGTAATCAGGgtcataatgtcatacataagacaaagaaaaaataacttcAACAATGTTAGAATTTAAATGGTAAAGATCCACTTCCTAGATTTGCTACAGTTAAATTTTCCGTCTGTAAGACACAAAAACCAAATGTTGAAGATCTCCTAGGGTTCAGCAACTACAGAGCAAATAGCTGCATCTAGGAGCAAGATACTAAGAACCTTCATGGATGTTAGATcactataaaaattatttacttcTAAATAAGACACCCCTGCAGTTGAAAGCTATCTCATTCCATTGAAAAGCATCTTTGAAGTTGGGGATGGGAGTGTCAGATATGTCACATGCAGAGACTACAAGAGAAGAGCCTTGGCATATCTCAACAGCTCCCCAGTTCCAACTATGTACATCAATATCATAGGACTTAAGAGATTCTCCCTTGCTTCCTCTTGATTAAAACAATCAGTCTACTAGCCCAATAAAACAGATATTGAACTAAAATATTCATGTatacttttaaataaaaatgagcaaaatacattaatggttcttgccagggaaaaaaaattgaaacaggCAGTACATTGcaaatcaaaaagaagaatttaagtttagaaaagaattctATGCTATGGTTCCTGACAACAGTACCAacataacaaacaaaaacacttaGACATGGAAtgttatcaaatttaattttgctttttaaaCTAAGGAATTACATAATTACCTACCAATTATCACACTCTGAAGATGTTTTACTCGCTAGCTCTGTGATTTACTGCTTCCCTGCACAGGGTGCCTCCGAATATCAAACTGGTCCACAACCTCCAAAGGAGCAACTGTCTCATTCCTGATCCTCTTGATCTTAGGACTCAACAATCCCCTATGCCTAAACCCATACAGCTTCAGCACCTGGTTATCCGCAAAATTAAATGCCCTCTCCATGCTACTCAAGCACCTCTCAACTGGATAATCCCCATAGCTACCACAAGGCTTGCAACCAACAAAATGGGTCACGAATGGCCACCTCTCGTCCCCCAATCCCGGATGATACTTCTCAATCATCTCCTCATACCTATCCACCAATCCCGCCCAATACCCGTGCAAATAATACGAATTCTCCAGAAACACCTTGTCCATCCACCGATCCTTCTTCGAAAGCAACAAGTAAATCAATGCGGACTGATCGTCCGCCTCAAAAGCCGGCCTCCCCTTCAAATTTGCCGTCAAAATCTTCCCAGCCTCCTCCCGAACCGGCCCTTTAGGTCCCATTGGCGCCCAATCATCAAGCAAATCCAAGGACCATTGGCAATTCCTAAACAAGAAACTACCCGTATTCAAAGCAATCCAACTCTTCTGCTCAAACATCAAATCCGGGTACCCATGAACAACCAAATTATAATTATCATACTTAGAAACTGGAATCTCGAAAACCATATCTGTAAAAAGCGCATCACTATCCATCCACCAAATCCACTCCACCTCAGGATGAGACAACATTAACCGCCGAAGCAACGGCAATTTAGCCCAATACCCAGCTAATTCCTTATCCAAATGAGCCAAATTATAAACAATCTCAATCCCATGAAGTCTACAATAGTCAATCTTATTCTTAATAGCTTTCAACAAGTAATGGTCACCAATTGGGTTATCACAAGGTTTAGGAGGAGACCCAGTAACGAGCAAGATACGAGGCTTACCGTTAATATGGTTAGGGAACTCAGGGTTTTGATCTAACCAGGTTTTGCGGTCTTGGTCCCAGGTAGAGATCTTGGGTCCGAGAGCGAAGGTGTCGTTTACGCTGAAGAAGGTTTCGGGTTCGTTGACCGGGTCAGACGGGTCGGAGTCGGACCGGATCTCGGCGAGGATGCGGTTGGTTTCTTCGATGACGTTCTGGTTCATTGCGTCATCGCCGGAGGAGCCGAGGTTGCCGATGCCGATGGTGCCACGGAGTACGAGGATGGTGACGAAACCACATAGAATGGTGATCTTTATGTTGTTGAAGGTCTTGTGGAGCTGTCTGCCACGTGGCAACAGCGTACTACTGCGCCCTCTTCCTCCGTTCGCGGTGGTTGTCGGTAGCCCACCACCCGGTCCTCCTCCGCCGCTGCTTCTCTTCTGAGTTATGTTCTCTTGTCCCatgatgtctctctctctctctctctcacacacacacacgcactcT is a genomic window containing:
- the LOC142631571 gene encoding putative xyloglucan 6-xylosyltransferase 5, translating into MGQENITQKRSSGGGGPGGGLPTTTANGGRGRSSTLLPRGRQLHKTFNNIKITILCGFVTILVLRGTIGIGNLGSSGDDAMNQNVIEETNRILAEIRSDSDPSDPVNEPETFFSVNDTFALGPKISTWDQDRKTWLDQNPEFPNHINGKPRILLVTGSPPKPCDNPIGDHYLLKAIKNKIDYCRLHGIEIVYNLAHLDKELAGYWAKLPLLRRLMLSHPEVEWIWWMDSDALFTDMVFEIPVSKYDNYNLVVHGYPDLMFEQKSWIALNTGSFLFRNCQWSLDLLDDWAPMGPKGPVREEAGKILTANLKGRPAFEADDQSALIYLLLSKKDRWMDKVFLENSYYLHGYWAGLVDRYEEMIEKYHPGLGDERWPFVTHFVGCKPCGSYGDYPVERCLSSMERAFNFADNQVLKLYGFRHRGLLSPKIKRIRNETVAPLEVVDQFDIRRHPVQGSSKSQS